The proteins below are encoded in one region of Sphingobacterium sp. R2:
- the dgoD gene encoding galactonate dehydratase, whose product MKITAIETFVCHARMRNWIFVKIITDQPGLWGWGEATLEWHTQSVVGAIKDISQLLIGEDPRRIEYLWQMMYRQHFWHGNGIVRGTAISGIDIALWDILGKIHNVPCHELWGGRVRDYIRLYCHLGGGRMEDFYETAPDDAKRFGDLALKAVDEGFTAFKSMAVPETMSLEGLRPIKYAEACVKAMRDAVGDDIDIMVDCHARPSPRMGMQFAKALEPYGLYFFEEPCWPETMEDIALIQRAVTTPIASGERLIGLHAFRDMLEKRAVSVIQPDITHCGGLSEARKIAALADAYRVSMAPHNPQGPVSTAASIELGFATPSYIICESVHKDVEWRQDVVTEGFTVQEKGRIVLPNKRAGLGIEINEEEVKKHPFQQEILQRTFYKDGSVGDW is encoded by the coding sequence ATGAAAATAACCGCTATTGAAACCTTTGTGTGCCATGCGCGCATGCGAAATTGGATTTTTGTCAAAATTATTACCGATCAGCCCGGACTTTGGGGCTGGGGCGAAGCCACCTTGGAATGGCATACGCAAAGTGTGGTGGGAGCAATCAAAGATATTTCTCAATTGTTGATCGGTGAAGATCCGCGTCGTATTGAATACCTGTGGCAGATGATGTATAGACAACACTTCTGGCATGGAAACGGGATCGTTCGTGGTACGGCCATCAGTGGTATCGACATCGCCTTATGGGATATCCTAGGTAAAATTCACAATGTCCCTTGTCACGAGTTGTGGGGAGGCCGTGTGCGTGATTATATCCGTTTGTATTGTCATTTAGGTGGAGGTCGCATGGAGGATTTTTATGAGACTGCTCCGGATGATGCCAAGCGGTTTGGTGATCTTGCGCTGAAAGCTGTTGATGAGGGTTTTACCGCTTTTAAATCGATGGCTGTCCCAGAGACCATGTCGTTGGAAGGTCTCCGTCCAATTAAATATGCTGAAGCTTGCGTGAAGGCCATGCGTGACGCTGTTGGCGACGATATTGATATTATGGTGGATTGCCATGCTCGGCCAAGCCCACGTATGGGGATGCAATTTGCGAAAGCATTGGAGCCTTATGGCCTGTATTTCTTTGAAGAGCCATGTTGGCCAGAAACCATGGAAGATATTGCCTTGATTCAACGGGCAGTGACGACACCTATTGCTTCAGGCGAACGTTTGATCGGATTGCATGCATTTCGGGATATGCTCGAGAAGCGGGCAGTGAGTGTGATCCAACCTGATATTACCCATTGTGGCGGTCTCTCTGAAGCGCGTAAGATCGCAGCTTTGGCTGATGCTTACCGTGTATCTATGGCGCCACATAACCCTCAGGGACCTGTGAGTACGGCCGCCTCCATTGAGCTGGGATTTGCAACACCATCCTATATTATTTGCGAAAGTGTGCATAAGGACGTTGAATGGCGCCAGGACGTGGTTACCGAAGGGTTTACAGTTCAAGAGAAAGGGCGGATTGTTCTGCCGAATAAGCGCGCCGGTTTGGGTATTGAAATCAATGAAGAAGAGGTAAAGAAGCATCCTTTTCAACAGGAAATATTGCAGCGAACCTTCTATAAAGACGGTAGTGTAGGGGATTGGTAG
- a CDS encoding SLC5 family protein translates to MKLDWIDVVIFAVYIIGIVVLGLYASKKNSASKRDYFLAGDKLPWWMIGGSIIAANISSHHLVGAMGAAYSRGFVAITLEWGAILIGFNALLWIFLPFYIRNGFYTIPEYLEKRYGNATRVLYAILILFTYVFVEIGAVLYLGGLSLHALFDIPILYSIFGMAILTGLYTVLGGLKAVIWTEMVQLVILVLGGIVLTFATIDAAGGFQSVVESSKDWKMFYPASDPDFPWTMYLGGLLCISVFYCATNQFIVQRVLAAKNEWHGRMGVIFGDYLKFLVPLIITIPALVAPKFLPHLDQPDLLFATLVETLLPKGLVGLVMAGLISAIMSHISGAINSCTTILTVDIYSQYINKNASDYEAVRFGKRAGVAIIVLGIMSAVVLISYSDKPVFLYLMNLYGLFTPGIATMFLMGVFWKRTTSQGALTAGLLTIPLSLLLEYALPEMPFFNRTGIVFWTCMIACAVVSLLTPAVSEARLKNLVLTGDSFQVPVQDKAAYRGFRNPTVWWIIITVLVLYFYVRYF, encoded by the coding sequence ATGAAACTGGATTGGATTGATGTCGTTATTTTTGCCGTATATATTATTGGTATAGTGGTATTGGGCTTATACGCTTCGAAAAAAAACTCCGCCTCGAAGCGGGATTATTTTCTTGCGGGTGATAAGCTGCCCTGGTGGATGATTGGCGGAAGTATCATCGCCGCAAATATCAGCAGCCATCATCTCGTTGGCGCTATGGGGGCTGCTTATAGTCGCGGTTTTGTGGCGATCACCCTGGAATGGGGAGCGATTCTAATCGGTTTTAATGCATTGTTATGGATATTTCTCCCTTTTTATATCCGAAACGGTTTCTATACGATTCCTGAGTACCTCGAAAAAAGATACGGCAACGCTACCCGCGTGTTGTACGCTATTTTGATCCTGTTTACCTATGTTTTTGTGGAGATTGGCGCCGTTCTTTATTTGGGCGGTCTGTCGCTGCACGCTTTATTCGACATTCCTATTTTATACAGTATTTTTGGAATGGCAATTTTGACCGGTTTATATACCGTTTTAGGCGGTTTAAAAGCGGTGATATGGACGGAGATGGTACAGCTTGTCATTTTGGTGCTGGGCGGAATAGTATTAACTTTTGCCACCATTGATGCGGCAGGAGGGTTTCAGTCTGTGGTAGAATCCTCCAAGGATTGGAAAATGTTTTATCCCGCATCTGATCCTGACTTTCCCTGGACGATGTATTTAGGCGGACTGTTGTGTATCAGCGTGTTTTATTGCGCTACGAACCAATTTATTGTGCAGCGCGTATTGGCTGCAAAAAATGAATGGCATGGGCGCATGGGGGTCATCTTTGGTGACTATCTTAAATTTTTGGTTCCCTTGATTATTACTATTCCGGCATTGGTGGCGCCAAAATTCCTGCCGCATCTCGATCAGCCCGATTTACTGTTTGCGACACTCGTGGAAACCTTATTGCCCAAAGGTTTGGTTGGCTTGGTGATGGCGGGGTTAATTTCGGCCATCATGTCCCATATTTCAGGAGCGATCAATTCCTGTACAACCATTCTGACCGTTGATATCTATAGCCAGTATATTAATAAAAATGCAAGTGACTACGAAGCAGTCCGTTTTGGTAAGCGCGCCGGAGTCGCTATTATCGTGCTCGGAATCATGAGTGCGGTTGTACTGATCAGTTATTCGGATAAACCAGTTTTCCTTTATTTGATGAATCTATACGGTCTTTTCACGCCAGGCATTGCAACAATGTTTTTAATGGGGGTTTTTTGGAAAAGAACGACATCGCAGGGTGCTTTGACAGCAGGTTTACTGACAATTCCCCTTTCTTTACTTTTGGAATACGCCTTACCTGAAATGCCGTTTTTTAATAGAACAGGTATTGTATTCTGGACTTGTATGATTGCTTGCGCAGTAGTCAGTTTGTTGACACCTGCGGTCTCAGAAGCAAGGTTAAAAAATCTTGTGTTGACCGGCGATTCTTTTCAGGTACCGGTTCAGGATAAAGCCGCTTACCGTGGATTTCGAAATCCGACGGTATGGTGGATAATTATAACGGTATTGGTGCTCTATTTTTATGTACGTTATTTTTAG
- a CDS encoding M20 family metallopeptidase — MIEPIRKELNTKIETIFPKIVAIRRHIHQHPELSFQEYETSAYIQQQLGELGIPFEIVAQTGVVAVLTGQKSASDDIVVLRADIDALPIDEQNDVGYKSKNSGVMHACGHDFHTANLLGAASILNDYKTEFSGKIVLLFQPAEEKIPGGAIQVLESGILESFGGTIKAVLGLHVSPRVSVGKVGLRSGRFMASSDEFYFTIKGRGGHAAEPHRAVDPIMIGAQLLTTLQQVVSRKANPDVPSVLTFGRFIGDGAANVIPEEVKLAGTFRTMDEVWRKEALEMVAEIAATLPVSLGAKVEVEVRHGYPALYNDPALTQKVKTIIAETMGNSVPQDLEIWMAAEDFAYYSYRYPAVFMLIGTNNDDSATQYGLHNPQFNLDEKAFETSIAVLVNAAISLLNESNE, encoded by the coding sequence ATGATCGAGCCAATACGGAAAGAATTAAATACCAAGATAGAGACCATTTTTCCGAAAATCGTTGCAATACGCCGACATATCCATCAGCATCCTGAATTGTCCTTTCAAGAATACGAGACAAGCGCCTATATTCAGCAACAACTCGGGGAATTGGGTATACCATTTGAGATTGTCGCTCAAACAGGAGTTGTGGCTGTGCTGACCGGTCAAAAATCGGCGAGTGACGATATTGTGGTATTACGAGCAGATATTGATGCTTTACCGATAGACGAGCAAAATGATGTGGGATATAAATCGAAGAATAGTGGTGTCATGCATGCTTGTGGCCATGATTTTCATACGGCTAATCTATTGGGGGCGGCGTCCATATTAAATGATTATAAAACGGAATTTTCCGGTAAAATTGTTTTGCTATTTCAGCCTGCTGAGGAAAAGATTCCTGGCGGAGCGATTCAGGTTTTGGAATCCGGGATTCTGGAATCTTTTGGTGGAACGATTAAAGCTGTGCTGGGTTTACATGTAAGTCCCCGTGTTTCTGTAGGAAAAGTCGGTTTACGTTCCGGGCGATTTATGGCCTCGAGCGACGAGTTCTATTTCACCATTAAGGGACGTGGTGGCCATGCTGCGGAGCCACATCGGGCTGTTGATCCCATTATGATCGGCGCGCAGTTACTCACCACATTACAGCAAGTTGTCAGTCGGAAAGCCAACCCTGATGTACCGTCTGTATTGACCTTTGGTCGTTTTATTGGAGATGGTGCTGCCAATGTTATTCCCGAGGAAGTTAAATTAGCCGGAACATTTCGTACAATGGATGAGGTGTGGCGCAAGGAGGCGCTGGAAATGGTTGCTGAAATAGCGGCAACGCTTCCTGTATCGCTTGGTGCAAAGGTAGAAGTTGAAGTCCGGCATGGTTATCCCGCGCTTTATAATGATCCCGCGTTAACACAAAAAGTCAAAACAATTATTGCGGAGACGATGGGGAATAGTGTGCCACAAGATCTCGAAATCTGGATGGCAGCCGAGGATTTTGCTTATTATTCTTATCGTTATCCCGCCGTGTTTATGTTGATAGGCACAAATAATGACGATTCTGCCACACAATATGGTCTTCATAATCCACAGTTCAATCTGGATGAAAAGGCTTTCGAAACATCAATAGCTGTTTTAGTCAATGCAGCTATTTCCCTTTTGAATGAATCAAATGAATAG
- a CDS encoding SDR family NAD(P)-dependent oxidoreductase, whose protein sequence is MEEYKNKVVLISGGLGDIGRAMAEAFLTQQAIVCISDRFEPQAARAQWPLLEDAGARLFYDQVDVADARQVDAWVKRIRQELGAISICIANAACVTIKDFSTLSNEEWKNEMAVNLDGSFFLANACAKSFVENEIAGSIIFMGSWAAHAVHQNLPAYSVSKAGLRMLCQAMALEYAAYGIRVNEIAPGYVNAGLSKVVWSSNAELQMKAKAVVPLGQIIEAEEVAKQVLWICSDNCKHMTGAAIVMDGGLSLIRP, encoded by the coding sequence ATGGAGGAATATAAGAATAAAGTCGTATTGATCAGTGGGGGACTTGGTGATATCGGAAGGGCTATGGCTGAAGCATTTTTGACCCAGCAGGCAATTGTATGCATCTCGGATCGGTTTGAACCACAGGCGGCGAGAGCGCAGTGGCCCTTGTTGGAAGATGCTGGAGCACGTTTGTTTTATGATCAGGTCGATGTTGCAGATGCCAGGCAGGTGGACGCCTGGGTGAAACGCATAAGGCAGGAGTTGGGCGCAATATCCATCTGTATCGCGAATGCCGCATGCGTCACTATTAAAGATTTCAGCACGTTAAGCAACGAGGAATGGAAGAATGAAATGGCCGTTAATCTCGACGGTTCATTCTTCCTGGCGAATGCTTGTGCAAAGTCATTTGTGGAGAATGAGATCGCAGGCTCGATCATTTTTATGGGTAGCTGGGCTGCACATGCCGTACATCAAAATTTACCGGCCTATAGTGTCTCTAAGGCGGGCCTGCGGATGCTTTGCCAAGCCATGGCTCTTGAATATGCAGCATACGGAATTCGTGTCAACGAGATTGCACCAGGTTATGTCAATGCGGGGTTGAGCAAAGTGGTCTGGTCATCAAACGCCGAACTTCAAATGAAAGCAAAGGCTGTGGTGCCACTTGGTCAGATTATAGAAGCCGAAGAGGTTGCTAAACAGGTGCTATGGATCTGTTCGGACAATTGTAAACATATGACTGGTGCCGCAATTGTGATGGATGGTGGACTGTCTTTGATTAGACCTTAA
- the nadE gene encoding NAD(+) synthase, which yields MENSVKKPFFIQDENVAKYAQLMASWIAQQVKSAGRKGLVLGMSGGIDCSVVACLCRIAQVDVHLVMMPYGSDMNTSKSHQHAMELIQKFDFPYHVYDIQPAVDALMIQHEEFITEATAANRALSLANIRPRVRMTYLYQFAQLGSRFVIGTGNMAEATVGYFTKWGDGAYDLNPLAMVTKQEVYTLAKYLGVPESIQYKSPSAGLWEGQTDEDELGMTYAQIDEFILKGTSGDLVIDEVIRKRIAQSAHKFAAIPTFKG from the coding sequence ATGGAAAATAGCGTAAAAAAACCGTTTTTCATCCAGGATGAAAACGTAGCAAAGTATGCACAATTAATGGCATCTTGGATTGCTCAGCAAGTGAAGTCGGCCGGCCGTAAAGGACTTGTATTGGGAATGAGCGGTGGTATCGACTGCAGTGTTGTGGCTTGTTTATGCCGCATTGCACAAGTAGATGTACACTTGGTTATGATGCCGTATGGCAGCGATATGAATACTAGTAAAAGTCATCAGCATGCGATGGAGCTTATTCAGAAGTTTGATTTTCCCTATCATGTGTATGATATTCAACCCGCGGTTGACGCCCTGATGATCCAGCACGAGGAGTTTATAACGGAAGCCACAGCAGCAAACAGAGCCTTGAGTCTGGCCAATATCCGTCCACGTGTGCGAATGACCTATTTGTATCAATTTGCGCAGCTGGGTAGCAGATTTGTCATCGGCACAGGTAATATGGCCGAAGCTACCGTAGGTTATTTTACAAAATGGGGCGACGGCGCCTACGATCTGAATCCCTTGGCGATGGTTACCAAACAGGAAGTGTATACCTTGGCAAAATACCTGGGCGTACCCGAATCTATTCAGTATAAAAGTCCGTCTGCCGGCCTTTGGGAAGGACAGACGGATGAAGATGAACTGGGAATGACTTATGCGCAAATCGATGAGTTTATTTTGAAAGGTACATCGGGTGACCTTGTAATAGACGAAGTTATTCGTAAGCGTATTGCGCAATCTGCACATAAATTTGCTGCCATACCTACTTTTAAGGGGTAG
- a CDS encoding NUDIX domain-containing protein, which produces MASSTKQYTYAYARPAVTVDCVIFGFDKNQLKVLLTKRAIEPFLGKWAFPGGFIQEEETAEDCALRKLWEEAGLQDIFLEQLYTFSDLARDPRGRVISIAYYALVKPEAYMLKAGVDIEAVKWFGIDENIDLAFDHMQILNTAIERLKGKIRYQPIGFELLPEQFTLPDLHNLYETVLQRSIDRGNFRKKILSMGLLIDHSDKQKDRRARAAKIYSFDRIKYKELTESGFYFEV; this is translated from the coding sequence ATGGCAAGTTCAACAAAACAATATACCTACGCATATGCCAGACCGGCCGTCACGGTGGATTGTGTCATCTTTGGCTTTGATAAAAATCAGCTCAAGGTATTATTGACCAAACGGGCAATAGAACCTTTCTTGGGAAAATGGGCATTTCCTGGCGGTTTTATCCAGGAAGAAGAAACAGCCGAAGACTGTGCCCTTCGTAAGCTGTGGGAGGAGGCCGGTCTCCAAGATATTTTCCTTGAACAGCTATATACGTTTTCAGACTTAGCACGTGATCCGCGCGGAAGAGTGATCAGCATTGCTTATTATGCACTTGTAAAGCCTGAAGCGTATATGTTGAAAGCAGGTGTAGATATTGAAGCGGTCAAGTGGTTTGGTATTGATGAAAATATAGATCTCGCCTTTGATCATATGCAGATATTGAATACCGCCATCGAAAGACTCAAGGGGAAAATACGTTACCAGCCGATTGGTTTTGAACTTTTGCCCGAACAGTTTACTTTGCCCGATTTGCACAATTTGTATGAAACTGTTCTGCAGCGCTCAATCGACCGCGGGAATTTTCGAAAAAAAATACTCAGCATGGGGTTATTAATCGACCACAGCGATAAGCAAAAAGATCGGCGTGCAAGGGCCGCGAAAATCTACAGTTTTGACAGAATAAAATATAAAGAACTTACTGAATCGGGTTTTTATTTTGAAGTATAG
- a CDS encoding WG repeat-containing protein encodes MAHRIYIYNVNLKTKETYPFYLAEWNYEIPILMRPLLSANIRSKGSQLFANKKDGIAKLRYFYALLADRYQLHYKKKYYEPVNRMFEFLEALPFDTFQIDGRDVFSMNAEKDTLQAKAWADEISMQALLYEQAVDEQSLDPLGALVETSGYSSFLDALQTDWIDYGLGLWSEELLRDKGAEVFEAGGKKGLKNANGNLLIPAIYDEIFEFNEEGIAVVEANGRFGYIDSSGAELISCQYSDAFDARYINGNNYAEVEVAGKRGVLHIDSRQLSVPALYDELDWIAYGFLNAREGEGNILLSLEGEFIISDPAAEPFMYDYNKLFYSRQKGTIKRKYYLMDGQYLGTFLEGSLQPLANRYFWIKPNKLQQKITVIQPNGNTLDEGIDRIMVLEGYRSIAYLKTKKWQIYSLEQEIFRLEDSLIENVAVDTIQQYRKDIFVVRCSHTQGIYDAHRGEWLLEPADVYQKIEHCFLDFMRIHCPQGMCYFDTKLKFCSELYDYICSPFHYPAPMAISGELLLLFKGERLFYLDLSRNVIEIPETAFEYLYTERYQLQGRDQSYFVQFHQAWMKRKGGWI; translated from the coding sequence ATGGCACATCGCATTTATATTTATAATGTAAATCTCAAGACCAAAGAAACATACCCTTTTTATCTGGCCGAATGGAATTACGAAATTCCCATCCTCATGCGGCCTTTATTATCGGCCAATATCCGGTCCAAAGGTAGCCAGCTTTTTGCAAATAAGAAAGATGGGATCGCGAAGCTTCGCTATTTTTATGCGTTGTTGGCCGATAGGTACCAATTGCATTATAAAAAAAAATATTATGAGCCTGTGAACCGAATGTTTGAATTTTTGGAAGCATTGCCTTTCGATACATTTCAGATCGATGGACGGGATGTATTTAGCATGAACGCGGAGAAAGATACCCTGCAGGCCAAAGCATGGGCCGATGAAATCAGCATGCAAGCCTTATTGTATGAACAAGCTGTCGATGAACAATCCTTAGATCCGTTGGGCGCGCTGGTGGAAACTTCTGGCTATTCTTCTTTTTTGGATGCTCTTCAAACCGATTGGATTGATTACGGATTGGGATTATGGTCGGAAGAGCTCTTGCGGGACAAAGGAGCTGAGGTTTTCGAAGCAGGTGGAAAGAAAGGATTAAAAAATGCGAATGGTAATCTCCTGATTCCGGCAATATATGATGAAATATTCGAATTCAATGAAGAGGGTATCGCTGTAGTTGAAGCAAATGGACGATTCGGCTATATCGATTCAAGCGGCGCAGAATTGATATCTTGTCAATATAGCGATGCTTTTGATGCCAGGTATATCAACGGAAATAACTACGCAGAAGTGGAAGTGGCAGGAAAACGCGGAGTACTACATATTGATAGCAGACAGCTGAGTGTACCTGCCTTATACGATGAGCTTGACTGGATCGCATATGGTTTTTTAAATGCGAGGGAAGGGGAGGGCAACATTCTCCTTTCGCTTGAAGGAGAATTCATTATTTCAGATCCTGCGGCCGAACCTTTTATGTATGACTATAACAAGCTGTTCTATAGTCGACAAAAAGGAACGATAAAAAGGAAATATTATCTCATGGACGGTCAGTACTTGGGGACTTTTTTGGAAGGTAGCCTCCAGCCGTTAGCAAATCGATATTTTTGGATTAAACCCAATAAGCTACAACAAAAAATCACTGTCATTCAACCCAATGGTAATACCTTGGATGAAGGAATCGACCGGATTATGGTGTTAGAAGGCTACCGAAGTATCGCCTATCTCAAGACGAAGAAATGGCAGATTTATTCGCTTGAACAAGAGATATTCCGACTGGAGGATAGTCTGATAGAAAATGTCGCAGTAGATACTATACAGCAGTACCGTAAAGATATTTTTGTCGTACGCTGCTCCCACACACAGGGGATTTATGATGCGCATCGCGGAGAGTGGTTACTTGAACCTGCCGATGTCTATCAGAAAATCGAACATTGCTTTTTGGATTTTATGCGCATACACTGCCCTCAGGGAATGTGCTATTTCGATACGAAGCTTAAGTTTTGTAGTGAGCTTTATGATTATATCTGTTCGCCTTTTCACTATCCAGCGCCTATGGCTATCTCAGGCGAACTCCTGTTGCTTTTTAAGGGAGAGAGGCTGTTTTATCTTGACTTAAGCCGAAATGTGATAGAAATACCTGAGACGGCATTCGAATATTTATATACTGAGCGCTATCAGCTACAGGGACGCGATCAAAGCTATTTTGTACAGTTTCATCAAGCCTGGATGAAACGTAAGGGGGGATGGATATGA
- a CDS encoding nicotinate phosphoribosyltransferase: MNKNPILWTDGYKLCHRDQYPDHTQWVYETWTPRMSRLDGINHVVFFGLQGALAEITNSFDENFFAQPEEEVVAVYEEAIAAVFENTNAKFASMHESKHVRDLHRLGYLPIKVKALPEGSLVPIGVPMFTIENTHPDFFWLPGYLETQLSAYIWSPMTAATIADQYKRVLMGFAEKTGDVNKVFTQAGDFSMRGMGSPETAYRTAGGHLLSFGVSATLSVREYLKSYYHAKSDVMMYTPSTEHSVMCSYGANEVEAFRHLITNVYPSGNVSIVSDTYDLWHVVDHVLPQLKNLIMAREGKVVIRPDSGDPVKIICGDAESDSSTVRKGIVERLYELFGGTTNSKGFKELDSHIGVVYGDSITVDRANKICQGLLDKGFASTNAILGIGSYTYQYVTRDTFGFALKGTAEIVNGEFKAIQKRPATDTGNFKKSQKGMVAVVFENDEYRLIDDLNPQTVAELENRNMLQDFYLNGEFIHTSSFDEIRNRLKTETIRVYGK; the protein is encoded by the coding sequence ATGAACAAAAACCCAATCCTTTGGACAGATGGTTACAAATTATGTCATAGGGATCAATATCCGGATCATACACAATGGGTATACGAAACCTGGACTCCACGCATGTCACGCCTAGATGGTATCAATCATGTTGTTTTCTTTGGACTTCAAGGGGCGCTAGCCGAAATCACCAATTCATTTGACGAGAACTTTTTTGCACAGCCGGAAGAAGAAGTTGTTGCTGTGTATGAGGAAGCAATAGCAGCTGTTTTTGAAAATACAAACGCAAAGTTCGCATCGATGCATGAATCAAAGCATGTCCGCGATCTGCATCGATTGGGTTATCTCCCAATCAAAGTAAAAGCTTTGCCCGAAGGTAGTCTAGTGCCTATCGGTGTGCCGATGTTTACGATTGAAAATACGCATCCGGATTTTTTCTGGCTGCCAGGATATCTGGAGACACAGCTATCTGCTTATATCTGGTCACCGATGACTGCGGCGACCATAGCGGATCAATATAAAAGAGTATTAATGGGCTTTGCGGAGAAAACGGGCGACGTCAATAAAGTTTTCACGCAAGCCGGAGATTTTTCCATGCGCGGTATGGGTTCTCCCGAAACAGCTTATCGTACAGCAGGTGGGCATTTGTTAAGCTTTGGTGTTTCGGCAACACTCTCTGTCAGGGAGTATCTGAAATCCTACTACCATGCAAAAAGTGATGTGATGATGTATACCCCATCTACGGAGCACAGTGTAATGTGTTCCTATGGCGCAAATGAAGTGGAAGCTTTCCGGCATCTCATCACGAATGTATACCCAAGTGGAAATGTCTCCATTGTATCGGACACTTATGACCTGTGGCATGTAGTCGATCATGTTTTGCCTCAGTTGAAGAATCTTATTATGGCAAGAGAAGGTAAAGTCGTCATCCGTCCCGATAGTGGCGATCCGGTTAAAATTATCTGTGGGGATGCAGAATCTGATAGCAGTACTGTTCGGAAAGGTATTGTCGAACGTCTATATGAACTTTTTGGGGGCACGACCAACAGCAAGGGATTTAAGGAGCTGGATTCACATATCGGCGTGGTGTATGGCGATTCCATTACGGTGGATAGGGCCAATAAAATCTGTCAAGGTCTGCTTGATAAGGGGTTTGCTTCCACCAATGCCATATTGGGAATAGGCTCTTACACCTATCAATATGTCACACGCGATACTTTTGGTTTTGCCTTAAAAGGAACTGCCGAAATTGTCAATGGAGAATTTAAAGCAATTCAGAAGCGCCCCGCTACAGATACTGGAAACTTTAAAAAATCGCAAAAAGGTATGGTGGCTGTCGTGTTCGAAAATGATGAGTATCGTTTAATAGACGACCTGAATCCACAAACTGTAGCTGAATTAGAAAATAGAAACATGCTGCAAGACTTCTATTTAAATGGTGAATTTATTCACACGTCTAGCTTTGATGAAATAAGAAATAGATTAAAAACCGAAACAATTCGAGTATATGGAAAATAG
- a CDS encoding Gfo/Idh/MocA family oxidoreductase: MNRKKFLMSSFAFGLSYVVNANNKVFSGHDNVKKIGIIGLDITHAVAFTRAINTAASNHPYGKYRVVAAYPYGSKTIPLSIERIPKITAEVQQLGVSIISSIAELLKKVDYVFLETNDGNLHLEQALQVIKAKKPLFIDKPIANSYRDAFQIFQAAKNYGCPVFSSSSLRFITGLQELDRTKVIGADVYCPAVTEPSHKDLYWYGIHGVEMLFALMGPGCRSVKTIQEQGTSFYVGEWADGRIASLRGIREGKDDFGGTVFLKDQIVHLGQFMGYGPLLDKILPFFETGVSPVDEKETLAICAFIDAAEESKLNGGSTIQLQK, translated from the coding sequence ATGAATAGAAAAAAATTCTTGATGTCCTCCTTTGCATTTGGATTATCCTATGTCGTTAATGCGAATAATAAGGTGTTCTCTGGGCATGATAACGTAAAAAAGATAGGGATTATTGGGTTAGACATTACACACGCTGTTGCTTTTACAAGAGCGATTAATACGGCTGCTAGCAATCATCCCTACGGAAAATACAGGGTTGTTGCAGCTTATCCCTATGGAAGCAAAACAATCCCATTAAGTATCGAGCGTATTCCGAAAATTACAGCGGAAGTGCAGCAGCTCGGTGTTTCGATTATATCAAGTATTGCCGAACTATTGAAAAAAGTAGACTATGTGTTTTTGGAGACAAATGATGGAAATCTTCATCTGGAGCAGGCACTTCAAGTAATCAAAGCTAAAAAACCTTTATTTATCGATAAACCAATAGCGAATTCCTATAGGGACGCTTTCCAAATTTTTCAAGCGGCAAAAAACTACGGTTGCCCTGTTTTTTCATCAAGCTCCTTGCGTTTTATTACCGGACTTCAGGAATTAGATAGGACTAAGGTAATAGGCGCAGATGTCTATTGTCCGGCAGTAACGGAGCCTTCGCATAAGGATCTGTATTGGTATGGAATCCATGGGGTCGAAATGTTATTTGCATTGATGGGACCGGGATGCCGCTCGGTAAAAACGATTCAGGAACAAGGTACCTCGTTTTATGTTGGGGAGTGGGCGGATGGAAGAATTGCCTCACTTCGGGGCATTCGCGAGGGAAAGGATGATTTTGGGGGAACGGTTTTTTTGAAAGATCAGATTGTCCATTTGGGACAATTTATGGGATACGGCCCATTGTTGGATAAGATCCTTCCATTTTTCGAAACGGGTGTAAGTCCGGTTGACGAAAAGGAAACCCTGGCAATATGCGCATTTATAGATGCAGCCGAAGAAAGTAAATTAAATGGCGGAAGTACCATTCAGCTTCAAAAATAA